The Actinomyces lilanjuaniae genome segment GGGACGGCGTCGGTGACCGGACTGGCGGGGCCACCCAGGCCCGCACGCCCTGCCCGGTCCGCACCGCGAGTGTGACCGTCATGGGCACCCCGGCTGCCCGGGCCATCCGCCCGGGTCACCGCCTCTCCCCCAGGTCCTTGAGGGCAGCCCGCGCGGCCAGGTATCCGCACATGCCGTGCGCACCAGCACCCGGCGGGGTGGCGGCCGAGCACAGGTAGGCCCCGGGGACGCCGGTGGCGTACGGGTTGGCGGCGAGTCGCGGCCGCGCCACCAACTGGCGCGCCGTGCTGGCACCCGCGATGATGTCCCCGCCGACGTAGTTGGCGTTGGCCGCCTGGAGATCGAGGGCCGAGCGGGAGGTGGAGGCCAGGACACGCTCGCGGAAACCCGGGGCGTAGCGCTCGATCTCGTCAGTGACCAGCCGTGTGACGTCACCGGGCCAGCCCGCCGGGACGTGGGCGTAGGCGTAGAGGGGGTACACGCCCCCACGGGCCCGGCCCGGGTCAGCCAGGTACTGCTGGCCCACCAGGATGAAGGGGTGCCGCGGCATCCGCCCGCGCCAGACCTCCTGCTCGGCGGCAGCGACCTGGGCCAGGGTCCCCCCAAGGTGGACCGTACCCGCCTGCCGGGAGGGCAGGTGTCGCCAGGGCACCCCCTCGGCCACGGCCATGTCCACCTTGGCCACCCCCGGCCCGTGCCGGTAGGCCCGGTAGGCCCGCGCCACGTGTCCCGGCAGGGCATCGGCAAGGATCTGGGCAGCCGCAGCGGGCGAGGTGTCCAGCATGAGCAGGCTGCCCGGCTCCACCTCCCTGCGTGACCTGATACGCCGTCCGGTCTCGATCTCGACCCCGCGCGCCGCGCCCGGCGCAGCACCGCGTCCCTGATCGCGCCAGAGCCGCCCTGGGCCACCGGCCACCCGCAGCCGTGGGCCGCCGCCAGCAGCGCCAGAGCGATGGCCGAGGAGAAGGGCGCCCCAAGGGGCGCAGCGCGTGCGCAGCGGCACCAGCGAACAGGGCACGGGCCGCCTCGCCCCTCCACGCCCGCGCCAGCATCGCCGCGGGCGTAGCAGCAGGGGCGCCGTACCGGGCCAGGACCAACGGGTGAGTCGGCATGTGGGCCACGGGCTGGAGGATCTCCGCCGACAGCGCGTCAAAGTGCTCGGCCAGCGGGCCGAGCAGCCCGGCCCAGACCGCCCCGTCCCCGCCCAGGCCCGCCGCCGTGTCCGCGACGCTGCGGTGAAGGACGGCCCCGCGCCCGTCAGGCAGTGGGTGGGCCAGCTCGTAAGGGGCCCAGCGCCACCGCAGTCCCTCCCCCTCCAGGCCAAAGCGGCTCATAAACGGTGAGACCGGGCCAAAGGGGTGGAACGCCGAGCACGTGTCATGCACCAGCCCCGGCAGCGTCAGCTCCTCCGAGTCGACACCGCCACCAATCCTGTCACCCGCCTCGACCACGCGCACAGCCAGGCCAGCCTCGGCCAGCGTCACGGCGGCAGCCAGCCCGTTGGGACCACTGCCCACGACAACTGCCTGCCTCATAGGCTCCTCGCTACGCACCAGCTCAGCAGCCCGCAGGCTACATGTCCACGCGACGCTACCCGTGACCTAGAAACCATGTCAACACTCTTGTCACGAGGCCACACGCACCCTCCGGTGGCGCTGCGCTTGTGCGCACGGCACCGCCCGTCATAAGGTTCGGCCATGACCGCGCCCTGCACCAGCCAGTGGTGGTGGCTCCCCAGGAGGCGAGCCACCCGCAGCCGCTGACGCCCTACAGTCGGCACCGCACCGCAAGAGCTCGCCACCAGGCGAGGTCCTGCGCGTCAGCGGGCGGGTCCTGCTGGTGGCACGAACAGGAAGGCCCTCATGACGCTTCCCCCACCCACCGTGCTAACACGGGCCACCAGCTACCACCGCGACGCAGGCCTGCTGCTGGAGCACCTGGCTGCGGCGGGCCTGGTCCCCATCACTGCGGGCACCGACAGCACACCGCGCCCCTGCGACACCGTGCTGCTGGAGACGGCCGACGTCACCACCAAGGCCTCCCGCACCACCGTCATGGTCCTGGAGGCCTCCGCCCGGCTGACCTGCACCGGCCCTACCGTCACTGTCGAGGCCCTCCCCCGCGCCGGAGCCGACGGCCGTGCCGCTGTGGAGCGGGTGCGCACCGCCCTGGGCCGCTACGTCCTCAGCGAGCCCGCACCAGGCCCGCACCGCAGCCCGCTCCAGATCCTGACCCACAGCGCGCGCAGCAGCCCACGCAGGCTAGCCCTCGGCCCGGAGGCGCCCTGGCCAGCATCCGGGCCGCCGAGCAGGTCACCCTGACCTTCCCGGACCCGCCCGAGGACGGCAGCCTGGAGGAGCGCGAACGGCTCACCGCCACCTCCACCGTCGAGCCCCTGCGGGTCCTGGCCGCCACCAAGGTGGACCACCCCCACCTGCCCCTGGAGGCGGGCGTGCTCGCCTTCGACTACCTGGCCACCGTCGAGACCCTGCCCGAGGTGGCCACGGGCGCCAACACCTGCCCCGACTACCTCTTCTACGACGCCCGTATCATCCTGGTTATCGACCACCCCACACGCACGGCCACCCTGGTGGGGGCCTCCGTGGACGCCTGTGACCTGGAGCAGCGCCTAGACGAGCTGGCCGCTGCCATCGACACCGCTACCGACGCCGCTACCGACACCGCCACCGGCCAGGCTGCTGCCCGGCCCCGGGGGCTCCCCGGACACGCCGCTGACTCCAGGGACTCTCAGGACGCGAACGACTCCGAGGACCCGGCCCCGCAGCCGCAGGGGCCTCCGGCAGCCCCTCCGCGGGACCCGGCCCCCCGGGCAGCGGTACCAGCCACTACCCTGACCGCCCGTCCCACTGTCTCCGACAACGACTTCGAGGCCCTGGTGGACCAGATGCAGGGCCACATCGCCGCCGGGGACGTCTACCAGGTGGTGCCCTCACGCGGCTTCACCATGCCGTGCCCAAGCGCCCTGGCCGCCTACCACCGGCTGCGCGACTCCAACCCGAGCCCCTACATGTTCTACCTGGGCACCCCTGACTTCGAGCTGCTGGGAGCCTCCCCGGAGTCCGCCCTGCTGCACTCGGCCAGGACCGGGCGGGTCGCCATCCGCCCCATCGCCGGCACCCGCCCGCGCGGCCTGGCCCCAGACGGCAGCATCGACCACGAGCGCGACACGCGCCTGGAGCTGGAGCTGCGCACCGACGCCAAGGAGGTCGCCGAGCACGTCATGCTGGTGGACCTGGCCCGTAACGACGTCGCCAGGGTGAGCGTGGCCGGGACCCGCCAGGTTGACGACCTCATGCGCGTGGACCGCTACTCCCGCGTCATGCACCTGGTCTCGGAGGTGAGCGGGCAGCTCGACGCTGACCTGGACGCCCTGGACGCCCTGCGCGCCTCCATGACCATGGGCACTCTCACCGGCGCCCCCAAGCTGCGCGCCGCCGAGCTCATCCGCACCGCCGAGGGGGTGCGACGCGGCAGCTACGGCGGCTCGGTCGGCTACCTGCGCGGCGACGGGGAGCTCGACACCTGCATCGTCATCCGCTCCGCCTTCGTGCGTGAGGGGACGGCTCTGGTGCAGGCCGGGGCGGGAGTGGTGGCCGACTCCGTGCCGGCCGCCGAGGCCGCTGAGACCCTCCACAAGGCCCGGGCGGTCCTGGAGGCCGTTGCCGCCGCCCAGGGTGCCCGGCTCGTCATCGGCTCCAGCAGCCCTGAGGCCACGGCACGGGAAGACACGGACCGGGAAGAGAGGCCCTGAGATGCGCGTCGTCCTGCTCGACAACCGCGACTCCTTCGTCTACAACCTCGTCGACCAGTTCGCCTCCCTGGGGGCCGACATCGAGGTCTACCGCAGCACGAGCCCCGCCTCCACCGTCCTGGACGCGCTCCAACCGCGGCCGGGCAGAAGCAGCAGTGGCAGCAGCAGTGGCAGCAGCACTGAGCGCCCGGTGCTGTGCCTGTCACCCGGACCCGGCCACCCGCGCACCTCGGGCTGCCTCATGGAGCTGGTCGGCGCCGCCCTGGAGCGCGCCGTCCCCGTGCTGGGCATCTGCCTGGGCTTCCAGGCGATCGTCGAGGCCTGCGGGGGCCAGGTGGACCGGGTCGGGGCCGTGCACGGCCGCTCGGTGCGCGTGGACGTGACCGGGCCGGGGCGCTGTGACCCCGCCTTCCAGGTCCTGGCGGGCGGACCGCTTGACGTCGCCCGCTACCACTCCCTGGGCACCCGTGCGCTGCCCGCCGTCCTGGTGCCGCTGGCCGTCACAGCGGAGGCGGACCCGGTCGGCCCCGGCGTCGTCATGGCTGCGCGCCACCGCCAGCGTCCCGCTATCGGTCTCCAGTTCCACCCGGAGTCCGTCCTCACCCCGCAGGGGCCCGCGCTCCTGCGGTCACTGATCACGAGCCTGTCCGGCACGCAAGCCACCTGAGCCATCCCGCAGCCCCGGCTCCCACATGACAGCGCTACTCCGCCCACACACCAGTCAATGACCAGAAATCACGAGGAACCCATGACCCCTGCACCAGCTGACACCCCCGCAGACACCAGCACAGGGGGCACCACGGAGAAGACAGCAGACAAGGCTGCAAGAAGCACGGCGGGGAGCAGCGCCGCGACCAGCCCGGCGGTCGCCCCGGCGAGCGCTCCCGCTGCCTCCACGGTCGCCGGTGCCGAGGACGCCCATCGCTTGCTACGTGAGGTGATTCAGGGCAGGCGCCTGACCCAGGAGGAGACCGGCGTCGTCTTCGCCGCGCTGGGCGCTGGGGACCTGTCCGAGGCCGAGACCGCCGCCCTGCTGGCCGCCCTGCACGCCCGGGGCGAGACCGCCGACGAGGTCGCCGGGGCCGCCAGCGCCTTCCGCCAGGCCGCCCGGCCCTTCCCCCAGGTCACCTTCCCGCTCGTCGATGTCGTGGGCACCGGGGGTGACGGGGCAGGGACCCTCAACATCTCCACCGCAGCGGGGATCGTGGCTGCCTCTATGGGGGTCTCGGTAGCCAAGCACGGCAACCGGGCCGTGTCCTCGCGCACCGGCGCGGCCGACGTCGTGGCCGCCCTGGGCCTGCCCGTGGACCTCTCCCCCCAGGAGGCGGTGGGGGTCCTGGCCCGTGACCACTTCACCTTCCTGTTCGCCCAGGCCTACCACCCGGCCATGCGCCATGTCGCGCCTGTCCGCCAGGCCCTGGCCACACCGACGATCTTCAACGTGCTGGGCCCCCTGCTCAACCCTGCCCACCTGACCTACCAGCTCATGGGGGTGGCTGACCCGGGCATCCTCGACATGATCGCCGAGACCATGGTCCGTCTGGGTCGCAAGCGCGCGCTGGTGGTCCACGGCGCGGGCACCGACGAGATCGCCGTCCACGGCCCCACCCTGGTGCGTGAGGCCACCCCGCGCGGCGTCACGTCCTACACGGTCACCCCGGAGGACCTGGGAGTGCCCACCTACGCCCTCCACGACGTGCTGGGCGGCGACCCGCAGCACAACGCCGACCTGCTGCGCGAGGTCTTCGTCGGCAACGGCCAGGAGGCGCACCGCGACGCGATCGCCGTCAACGCCGGGGCGCTGCTCTACCTGGCAGGTCCGGCCGACAACCTGGCCGACGGCACCCGCATGGCCCTGGACCAGCTGGCCAGCGGCCGGGTGGCCAGCCACCTGGAGTCCATGACCAGGGCCTCGGAGACGGCCTGGGCCACGGCCGCCGGGAACTCAGCTGCACCCCCGGCAGGTGCCGCTGACCAGGGCGGGGAGGGTGAGACCCGATGACCAGCCCCTCCCCCGGCCCCGCGACACCGCGCCCTGAAGCAGCGCCCGCCGCAGCAGATCCCACCACGGCTAGGCCCGGCACGACCGGGCGCACCGGACCCGCCCGCCCGCAGCGGCGTCCCGTGGACCAGCGTCTCATGGCCACCGGCACCGTCCTGGACTCCATCGTCTCAGCCCGGCGCGCCCGGCTTCCCGAGCTGCGGGCGCAGTTCGGGCACCTGCGCGCCCAAGACCTGGAGCCCTCGGCACGGTCCCTGGCCCAGGCGCTGCGCACCCGCTCAGGTCCCAGCCCCAGCCCGCGCCCGGCCCTTGTCATGGAGTGCAAGGCAGCATCCCCCTCACGAGGCACCATCCGCTCCAGCTACGACCCTGCCGCCCTGGCCACCCAGTACGCCCCTTATGCCTCGGCCGTCTCGGTGCTCACCGAGCCGGACCGGTTCAACGGCTCCTTCCAAGACCTGGCCGCCGTACGAGCGGTGGTGGACGTGCCGGTGCTGTGCAAGGACTTTGTCGTTGACGAGGTCCAGGTGCTGGCTGCCCGCCACCTGGGGGCCGACGCCGTCCTCCTCATGCTCTCCGTGGTGCCTGACGACGTCTACCGCGAGCTGGCCGGGCTGGCCCACGAACTGGGCATGGAGGTACTCACAGAGGTCTCCACGCCCCAGGAGATGCACCGGGCCGCAGCCCTGGGTGCTCGTGTCATTGGTATCAACAACCGAGACCTGCACACACTGGCCACCGACCTGGCCCGTACCGAGGAGATGGCGCCGCTGGCACCAGCCGGCACCGTGCTGGTAGGCGAGTCAGGCGTGTCCACCCCTGGGGACGTGCGCCGCCTGGCCGGGCAGGTTGACGCCCTCCTGGTGGGCTCCTCCCTGTCAGGCGCCCCGGACCCCGCCGCTGCGGCCGCCACCCTGGCCGCTGCGGTGCCCGTGGGCCAGCGCCCCGGCACGGGCAGCGTAGACAGCCCAGGCAGTAGCTCAGGAGCGCCCCAGAAAGGTACCGGGGAGACCACGGGGAGCAACCGGACCCACCCGAGGCTGGGGGCCTACTTCGGCCCCTACGGAGGCCAGTACGTGCCCGAGCTGCTGGTGCCCGCCCTGGACCAGCTCGAGGACGCCTTTATCGAGGCCCGCTCCGACCCCTCCTTCGCCGCCGAGCTGGGCGAGCTGATGAGCCGCTACCTGGGTCGGCCCACCCCCCTGACCCCCTGCGCAGCCTGCCGGTGAAGGGCCGCGCCCGTATCCTGCTCAAGCGCGAGGACCTCCTCCACGGAGGCGCCCACAAGGGCAACCAGGTGCTGGGCCAGGCGCTCCTGGCCCGCAGGATGGGCAAGACGCGCGTCATCGCGGAGACCGGCGCGGGTCAGCACGGGACCGCCACCGCCATGGTCTGCGCCCTGCTGGGCCTGGAGTGCACGATCTACATGGGGGCCACCGACGTAGTACGCCAGGCCCCCAACGTGGAACGCATGGAACTCATGGGGGCCACCGTCGTCCCCGTGAACTCCGGGGCAGGGACCCTCAAGGACGCTGTCAACGAGGCCCTGCGTGACTGGACTGCCTCCTTCCGTACCACCCACTACCTGCTGGGCACGGCCGCCGGCCCCCACCCCTTCCCCACCATCGTGCGCGAGTACCACCGAGTCATCTCCACCGAGGCTCGTGCCCAGGTGCTGGCGATGACGGGGCGCCTGCCTGAGGAGGTCATCGCCTGCGTGGGCGGGGGCTCCAACGCCATCGGCATGTTCGCCGACTTCCTTGACGACGAGCAGGTGAGGCTGACCGGTGTGGAGCCCGCCGGGGAGGGCCTGGACACCGCACGCCACGGAGCACCCATCAGCACGGGGCGGGTCGGTATCCTCCACGGCTCCCGCAGCTACCTCATGCGCACCGCTGACGGCCAGGTGGAGGAGTCCTTCTCCGTCTCCGCAGGCCTGGACTACCCCGGGGTGGGACCCCAGCACGCCTGGCTGGCCGACACTGGGCGGGCCCGCTACGTGGGCGTGGACGACGAGGAGGCCATCGAGGCCTTCCGCCTGCTGTCCCGGCACGAGGGGATCATCCCTGCCGTGGAGTCGGCCCACGCCCTGGCCCATGCCCTGAAGGTGGCGCGCAGCACACCGGAGGGGGCCGAGCCGCCGGTCCTGCTGGTGTGCCTGTCGGGGCGGGGGGACAAGGACCTGGACCAGGTGCGCACGCGCCTGGGCGGCTCGTTCTCCACCGACGGGGCGGTGGCCAGGGCCGCCCGTATGGTGGAGGCGGGCAGGCGCAGCGAGTACGCACCCCTGGCCAGCCTGGCCAAGGAGTCCTGAGATGAGCCGCTACACCGACATGTTCCGAGCACTGAAAGCCCGCGAGGAGGGCGCCTTCGTGCCCTTCGTCATGGTGGGCGACCCTGACCTGGACGTCTGCGAGGCGGTGATCGAGGCACTCGTAGCGGGCGGCGCCGACGCCCTGGAGCTGGGAGTGCCCTTCTCCGACCCGGTGGCAGACGGGCCGACCATCCAGCGCGCCCACGTCCGGGCACTGGAGTCTGGTGCCGGGTTCCACGACTGCCTAAAGGTAGTGGCACGCGTGCGCGCCCGCCACCATCAGGTCCCCATAGGCATGCTCGTCTACGGCAACGTCCCCTTCGCTCTGGGACTGGAGCGCTTCTACGCTGACTGTGCGGGGGCGGGCATCGACTCCGTGCTGCTGCCTGACGTTCCGGTGCGCGAGTCGCTCCCCTTCAGCGCCGCCGCCCGGGCTGCCGGAGTGGACCCGGTCTACATCGCCCCGCCCTCCGCCGCCGACCATACCCTGGATGCGGTGGCCGCCGCCTCGCGCGGTTACATCTACGCGGTCTCCCGGGTGGGAGTCACCGGTACGGAGCACGCCTCCTCCACCGTCGGGCTGGCCCAAGCGGTAGAACGGCTGCGCTCCGCCAGTGCGGCACCGGTCATGCTGGGCTTTGGCATCTCCCGTCCCGACCAGGTTACCGAGGCGCTGGCTGCCGGGGCCGACGGTGCTATCAGCGGCTCGGCGACAGTGAGAATCGTGGAGTCCCACGCCGCCAGCCTGCGGGAGGCACCCAGAGGCTCCACCGCCTACGAGGCGGAGCTGGAGGCGCTGAGCAGCGAGCTGGTCGAGTTCTGCTCAGCCATGAAGGCGGCCACCCACCGCAGTCGGCAGTCCGCCCTCCAGCAGCAGCGGCAGGGGTGAGGCTGGTGCCGTCACTTCTTACAAGGGTCCTGGGGCTGCTGGGACCGGTCGTGACCGCAGCGGCCGACTCCCTGGCGGCTGATAAGACTGGTAGCAGGACCGGCAGAAGTGACAGGCGCGCTGCCTCCGCCTGCCCCTCCACAGCGGCCCCACCTGCCTCCGACTGCCTCAGTAGGGCCACGGTGTGGGACGTGGCCCGCAACGGCCTGCCGTCCTTCGCCTACACGCCCAGCCCTGACGGCCGGGCCGACCCCGGTGAGGTCGTGTGGGCCTGGGTGCCCTACGAGGAGGACCCCTCTCAGGGCAAGGACCGGCCGGTCCTGGTGCTGGCCCGCAGCGACGCGCGCCTAGTGGTCGCCCAGATGACGAGCAGGGACCACGACGCCGACGCCGCCCAGGAGGCCCGGTGGGGCCGGTACTGGTATGACGTGGGCACCGGCGCCTGGGACGGAAAGGGCCGCCCCAGCGAGGTCCGCCTGGACCGGCTGCTGTCGGTGGACCCCGCTGCGGTGCGCCGCGAGGGCGCCACGATGGAGCAGGCAGTCTTTGACGGAGTCGTCACGGCTCTCAAGCAGCACTGGTCCTAAGCCGCTCCTGAGGTGCGTGTCGGCAACGGTGGGAAGCGTCTGCCGGGCAGAGCCTGGCAGACGAGACGTCGGTCAGCCGCTTTCCCGTCAGCCGCAGGTGCCCGCTGACATCCGCTACGAGGCTGCGGTCAGCCGCTTTCCCGTCATAGGAGCCACAGGGCTGAGGTCCTGGGACAGGAGGGGAGCGCCTGGTCCCTCCCCGACCCCCTTCTTCCTGGTCTTCTCTGTTCCTCACTCTCTCGCCCTGGTCCTCTCTATTTCCTGTTTGTTCCTCTCCGTTTCCTCCCCACCGACCATGTTCCTGGTGTAGGCTACGTTGCGCAATGGTCACGTGACGTCCAGCACCCATCCGATACCCTGACCCAACACCCTTGAAAGACCCGTCAATGACGACAACTCCTGCTCCGCAAAGAACCAGCCCCCTCGTGATCCGCAGCGCTGTCGTGGCAGCGCTGGGCGGTCTTCTCTTCGGATTCGACACCGCAGTCATCTCGGGGACCACGGAGAACCTCCGCGACATCTACGGCCTTAGCGACTTCTGGCTCGGCTTCACTGTCGCCACCGCCCTGATCGGCACCATCATCGGTGCCATGTCGGCAGGTCGGCCCGCCGACGTATGGGGCCGCAAGAGGGTCCTGCTGTCAATCGGCATCCTCTACACGGTCTCAGCCCTGGGCTCGGCCCTGGTCTCCAACTGGCTCCTGTTCATGTTCTTCCGTCTCATCGGGGGGATCGGCGTCGGTGGCGCCTCCGTGGTGGCACCGATCTACACCGCGGAGATCTCCCCGGCGCGCATGCGCGGGCGGCTCGTAGGCCTGGTGCAGTTCAACGTGGTGCTGGGCATCCTCCTGGCCTACATGACAAACTACGTGTTCTCCCAAGCCTTCGACTACGAGGTCGCCTGGCGCTGGATGCTGGGCATCGAGGCTGCCCCGGCGGTCATCTTCTTCCTCCTGGCTCTGGGCATCCCGGAGAGCCCCCGGTGGCTCTACGGCCGCGGCAGCACCGGTGAGGCGCGCGCCATCCTCGACCGCCTGACCCAGTCACCGGAGGAGGCCGAGTACGAGATCACCGAGATCGCCCGCCGCCTGGAGGAGGACGCCTCCCTGGGCCAGGCACCGTTCTTCGTGCGCAGGAATACCAAGGTCATCCTCCTGGCCATCGCGATCGCCACCTTCAACCAGCTCTCTGGCATCAACGCGATCATGTACTACGCCCCGGACATCTTCCGCATGGCCGGGGCCGGTAACGACGCGGCCTTCCTGTCCTCTATCGCGATCGGGACCATGAACCTCGTGGCCACCATGACCGCGCTGACTGTCATCGACCGCTTTGGCCGCCGCAGACTCATGCTGGTCGGCTCTATCGGCTACCTCCTGTCTCTGGGCGCGATCTCCTCGGTGTTCTTCCTGTCCGGGGAGGACCTGGGCGGCAGCACCTCCACGTTCGTCCTGATGAGCCTGCTGGTGTTCATCGCCTCGCACGCCTTCGGCCAGGGCTCGGTCATCTGGGTGTTCATCTCCGAGATCTTTCCCAGCCGCATCCGCGCCCGCGGCCAGGCCCTGGGTTCCTTCACCCACTGGTTCTTCGCTGCCGTGGTCTCCTGGGGCTTCCCCACCATCATGGGCGGTCTGGGCGGAGGCTGGGCCTTCGGAATCTTCTTTGTGTGCATGATCGGCCAGCTCGCCTGGGTGCTGCTGACAATGCCAGAGACCAAGGGTGTGCCTCTGGAGGAGATGGAGAAGCGCCTCGGCCTGGACCAGGACTGAACCCCACGCACGTGCCTGCGCCACGGCTCCCGCCGTGGCGCAGGCACGTGCGTCATGGACGCTAGCAGACAGGCACTTCCACACCCCGACGAGGTCGCCTCGCAGACCAGCGAGACTGGAAGGGCTACTCGGCCAAGGGGTACTTCTCTGTGCGTGTCGGGCTGGTTGGTCGTGGCAGTCTGTGTTTGCGTGTCCACGGCGGCCACAAACGCCTCGGCAGAGCACGTAGGTCCCCGGGGAAACCGCGTGAGTGCAAGGCTCTGCTCTCTTGCCCGGGCCAGGTCAGATCCGTTTGTGGCCGCCGTGGACACTCCGTTCTCGAACGTGACATCCGCACGACACAACTGCAGCCGCACCAGCGTCTCCAACCCCACGCGTGAACGAGAACTGGCTAGAGATACACGTACTTGCCACGGGCAGTCGGCTGGTGAGACAGGCCCGTTGCCACCGTGGCACGGGCTGAAGTGGCGGTTATGAGGATGAGCAGGCCGCCGTGGTGACGGTACTGGTATAGGTGGCATGCTTGATGTCCTGCGGGTAGCCGTGGGCAGAAGCCCCAACTAGGAACTCAGCCGCCACCAGAGTTAGGCAACCGCTGAGGCCACCCGCAGGGCCGGCCTGACACGTACCGGAGCACTGCCTCGGCTCGTCTTGCCAAGGCGCTGGCGGACCTGGCCGTGCAGTACGGTCCCCGAGACAGCCATGCCTTCTACCGGCTCCTCCCCGGCAAACAGCGTCATCGTCCACCTGTCGCGCTTCTCCGAGTCCGGGGCACGCAGGTTCTGCACCACCAGCGCGCCCCACAGCTGGCGCACCATGAGTGCCCTCGTGTCGAAGCCATCCACCAAGAACCGGCCACCAGCACCGCCCTGGAGACTCTCGTAACTGTTGTTGCCCCGGCCCACCTCGTCCCGACTGCTGCCCAGGTCGTCGCCACGTCCTCGCACCTCGTCATAGCTGCCCATAGCCAGCCCCGCGTCAGAGACAGCCGTTACGTACAGGGTCCACGGGGAGGCTGGGTCAGTCACGTCGGCACCCTCGGGAAGACGCTCATCAACAAAGTCAGGCCT includes the following:
- a CDS encoding phytoene desaturase family protein; protein product: MLDTSPAAAAQILADALPGHVARAYRAYRHGPGVAKVDMAVAEGVPWRHLPSRQAGTVHLGGTLAQVAAAEQEVWRGRMPRHPFILVGQQYLADPGRARGGVYPLYAYAHVPAGWPGDVTRLVTDEIERYAPGFRERVLASTSRSALDLQAANANYVGGDIIAGASTARQLVARPRLAANPYATGVPGAYLCSAATPPGAGAHGMCGYLAARAALKDLGERR
- the trpD gene encoding anthranilate phosphoribosyltransferase — its product is MTPAPADTPADTSTGGTTEKTADKAARSTAGSSAATSPAVAPASAPAASTVAGAEDAHRLLREVIQGRRLTQEETGVVFAALGAGDLSEAETAALLAALHARGETADEVAGAASAFRQAARPFPQVTFPLVDVVGTGGDGAGTLNISTAAGIVAASMGVSVAKHGNRAVSSRTGAADVVAALGLPVDLSPQEAVGVLARDHFTFLFAQAYHPAMRHVAPVRQALATPTIFNVLGPLLNPAHLTYQLMGVADPGILDMIAETMVRLGRKRALVVHGAGTDEIAVHGPTLVREATPRGVTSYTVTPEDLGVPTYALHDVLGGDPQHNADLLREVFVGNGQEAHRDAIAVNAGALLYLAGPADNLADGTRMALDQLASGRVASHLESMTRASETAWATAAGNSAAPPAGAADQGGEGETR
- a CDS encoding anthranilate synthase component II, producing the protein MRVVLLDNRDSFVYNLVDQFASLGADIEVYRSTSPASTVLDALQPRPGRSSSGSSSGSSTERPVLCLSPGPGHPRTSGCLMELVGAALERAVPVLGICLGFQAIVEACGGQVDRVGAVHGRSVRVDVTGPGRCDPAFQVLAGGPLDVARYHSLGTRALPAVLVPLAVTAEADPVGPGVVMAARHRQRPAIGLQFHPESVLTPQGPALLRSLITSLSGTQAT
- a CDS encoding sugar porter family MFS transporter, translating into MTTTPAPQRTSPLVIRSAVVAALGGLLFGFDTAVISGTTENLRDIYGLSDFWLGFTVATALIGTIIGAMSAGRPADVWGRKRVLLSIGILYTVSALGSALVSNWLLFMFFRLIGGIGVGGASVVAPIYTAEISPARMRGRLVGLVQFNVVLGILLAYMTNYVFSQAFDYEVAWRWMLGIEAAPAVIFFLLALGIPESPRWLYGRGSTGEARAILDRLTQSPEEAEYEITEIARRLEEDASLGQAPFFVRRNTKVILLAIAIATFNQLSGINAIMYYAPDIFRMAGAGNDAAFLSSIAIGTMNLVATMTALTVIDRFGRRRLMLVGSIGYLLSLGAISSVFFLSGEDLGGSTSTFVLMSLLVFIASHAFGQGSVIWVFISEIFPSRIRARGQALGSFTHWFFAAVVSWGFPTIMGGLGGGWAFGIFFVCMIGQLAWVLLTMPETKGVPLEEMEKRLGLDQD
- the trpA gene encoding tryptophan synthase subunit alpha; its protein translation is MSRYTDMFRALKAREEGAFVPFVMVGDPDLDVCEAVIEALVAGGADALELGVPFSDPVADGPTIQRAHVRALESGAGFHDCLKVVARVRARHHQVPIGMLVYGNVPFALGLERFYADCAGAGIDSVLLPDVPVRESLPFSAAARAAGVDPVYIAPPSAADHTLDAVAAASRGYIYAVSRVGVTGTEHASSTVGLAQAVERLRSASAAPVMLGFGISRPDQVTEALAAGADGAISGSATVRIVESHAASLREAPRGSTAYEAELEALSSELVEFCSAMKAATHRSRQSALQQQRQG
- a CDS encoding type II toxin-antitoxin system PemK/MazF family toxin is translated as MPSLLTRVLGLLGPVVTAAADSLAADKTGSRTGRSDRRAASACPSTAAPPASDCLSRATVWDVARNGLPSFAYTPSPDGRADPGEVVWAWVPYEEDPSQGKDRPVLVLARSDARLVVAQMTSRDHDADAAQEARWGRYWYDVGTGAWDGKGRPSEVRLDRLLSVDPAAVRREGATMEQAVFDGVVTALKQHWS